The Hyphomonas sediminis genome contains a region encoding:
- a CDS encoding C13 family peptidase, whose product MQRLLAVALFLAASWAGKVFAQPTVEDVPLKDWAVGILAADWRDGQGDPIDAFENARRDLARAFADVGFSSENITHMSLRPREFGGFSLSSREVFDAFGKQAASATAGCLFYFTSHGMPEGGLVMGREGVLSPDQLNGLVGQWCGERPTVVVVSACYSGVFVPALAAPNRMILTAARPDRSSFGCGAGMIYPVFDNCVLDSLPDADDFVHLASLTRQCVAFRERQERLWPPSEPQASLGDAVEDLFIFLNFDHPGPAP is encoded by the coding sequence GTGCAGCGTCTGTTAGCAGTGGCACTCTTCCTGGCCGCCAGCTGGGCCGGCAAGGTTTTTGCTCAGCCTACCGTCGAAGATGTTCCGCTCAAGGACTGGGCCGTTGGCATTCTGGCGGCAGACTGGCGCGATGGTCAGGGCGACCCGATCGACGCCTTCGAAAATGCCCGCCGCGATCTGGCCAGGGCTTTCGCCGATGTCGGCTTCAGCTCAGAGAACATCACCCATATGTCGCTGCGCCCGCGCGAGTTTGGCGGTTTCTCGCTCAGCTCACGCGAAGTGTTCGATGCTTTCGGCAAACAGGCTGCGTCGGCCACGGCAGGCTGCCTGTTCTATTTTACGTCCCATGGCATGCCGGAGGGCGGCTTGGTCATGGGCAGGGAAGGCGTGCTCAGCCCGGATCAGCTCAACGGCCTTGTCGGGCAATGGTGTGGGGAGCGGCCCACGGTCGTCGTCGTCTCTGCCTGTTATTCGGGCGTCTTCGTCCCGGCCCTTGCCGCGCCCAACCGGATGATCCTCACCGCCGCGCGTCCCGACCGGTCTTCCTTCGGCTGCGGCGCTGGCATGATTTACCCTGTGTTCGATAATTGCGTCCTGGATTCGCTTCCGGATGCGGATGATTTCGTCCACCTTGCCAGCCTGACGCGGCAATGCGTTGCCTTCCGCGAGCGGCAGGAGCGCCTGTGGCCGCCGTCAGAGCCGCAGGCGTCTCTGGGCGATGCGGTGGAAGACCTGTTCATCTTCCTGAACTTCGATCACCCGGGGCCCGCGCCCTGA
- the metC gene encoding cystathionine beta-lyase, translating into MSAKDGAEPETRLIHTRKDRLGRVTVNPPVERASTVLFRTEEALYGPKPTYGRMGLTVHRELEEGFRVLEGARFARLAGNGLQACALAIASVVEAGDHLLFTDSLYGPTARFCEERLKKMGVAADRFDPRIGAGIEALFRDNTAAIVLESPGSLTFEISDLPAIAEVAHKRGIRIVCDNTWGAGLHYKPLALGADITVQALTKYVVGHADAFAGAAATNDGGLAVKLAATSEDWGITLAPDDAYLAVRGLRTLKTRLKAHEAAGLEIARWLETRPEVAGVIHPALPSHPDHAIWKRDFTGSNGLFSFVLKPYSQEAQIRFFDALTLFGMGFSWGGFESLIIPCDEQLTRLPGDWTAAKDGQLMRVHVGLEAPGDLKADLEAGFAALSAG; encoded by the coding sequence ATGAGCGCGAAGGACGGCGCAGAGCCTGAAACCCGCCTTATCCATACGCGCAAGGACCGGCTGGGCCGGGTGACCGTGAACCCGCCGGTGGAGCGCGCCTCCACCGTTCTGTTCCGCACCGAAGAAGCGCTGTACGGCCCCAAGCCGACCTATGGCCGGATGGGCCTGACGGTTCACCGCGAACTTGAAGAAGGCTTCCGCGTGCTGGAAGGCGCCCGCTTTGCGCGCCTTGCCGGAAACGGCCTGCAGGCCTGCGCGCTGGCCATCGCGAGCGTTGTGGAAGCGGGCGACCATCTTCTGTTCACGGATAGCCTGTATGGCCCGACGGCGCGCTTCTGCGAGGAGCGCCTGAAGAAGATGGGCGTGGCCGCCGACCGGTTTGACCCGCGCATCGGCGCGGGGATCGAAGCCCTGTTCCGCGACAACACCGCGGCGATTGTCCTGGAATCCCCCGGCTCCCTCACCTTCGAAATTTCCGACCTGCCCGCAATTGCCGAAGTGGCCCACAAGCGCGGCATCCGCATCGTCTGCGACAACACATGGGGCGCCGGGCTGCACTACAAGCCGCTGGCGCTGGGCGCGGACATCACTGTGCAGGCGCTGACCAAATATGTGGTGGGCCACGCCGACGCCTTTGCCGGCGCCGCGGCCACAAATGATGGCGGGCTGGCAGTAAAACTTGCTGCGACCTCAGAAGATTGGGGCATTACGCTGGCGCCGGACGACGCCTATCTGGCGGTGCGCGGCCTGCGTACGCTAAAGACCCGCCTGAAAGCGCACGAAGCCGCGGGACTGGAAATCGCCCGCTGGCTGGAGACGCGACCGGAGGTGGCTGGCGTGATCCATCCGGCCCTGCCCTCCCACCCCGATCATGCGATCTGGAAGCGCGACTTCACCGGCTCCAACGGCCTGTTTTCCTTCGTGCTGAAGCCTTATTCGCAAGAGGCCCAGATTCGCTTCTTCGACGCGCTGACGCTGTTTGGCATGGGCTTTTCCTGGGGCGGCTTCGAAAGCCTGATTATTCCCTGCGACGAGCAGCTGACGCGCCTGCCGGGCGACTGGACGGCCGCCAAGGATGGCCAGCTGATGCGCGTGCATGTGGGCCTGGAAGCGCCGGGCGACCTGAAGGCAGACCTGGAGGCAGGCTTCGCGGCTTTGTCCGCAGGCTGA
- a CDS encoding sulfurtransferase, translating to MSDAEDPLVSAEWLRENITAPDVRVVDATWFVPWIKSEITAREAWKREHIPRSVYFDIDDIADTGSPYPHMMPDAVKFSARVRKLGIGDGNRMIIYDRNKFAASARAWWMLRVMGHKDVKVLDGGLQAWIEAGGEVEDLPTPPSERHFTPRVRSDLLMDARSLEQLVGTGKTQIVDARPEDRYFGRAPEPREGLPTGHIPGSVNVPGSQLYDTGGKMKSAEELKAILPGRAQPTVTTCGSGVMACVAALAYARLGNWDVAVFDGSWTEWASDPARPIVRGEV from the coding sequence ATGAGCGACGCCGAAGATCCCCTCGTCAGCGCAGAATGGCTGCGGGAGAATATCACCGCGCCGGATGTGCGCGTGGTGGACGCGACCTGGTTTGTGCCCTGGATCAAGTCCGAGATCACGGCGCGCGAAGCGTGGAAGCGCGAACATATTCCGCGGTCTGTCTATTTCGACATTGATGACATTGCCGACACCGGCTCCCCTTATCCCCACATGATGCCGGACGCGGTGAAGTTTTCCGCCCGCGTACGCAAGCTGGGCATTGGCGATGGAAACCGCATGATCATCTATGACCGCAACAAGTTCGCTGCCAGTGCGCGCGCCTGGTGGATGCTGCGCGTGATGGGCCATAAGGATGTGAAAGTTCTCGATGGCGGCCTGCAGGCATGGATCGAAGCGGGCGGCGAAGTAGAAGACCTGCCGACACCGCCGAGCGAGCGCCACTTTACCCCGCGCGTGCGCAGCGACCTGCTGATGGATGCGCGCAGCCTTGAGCAGCTGGTGGGCACAGGCAAGACGCAGATCGTAGATGCCCGACCCGAAGACCGATATTTCGGGCGCGCGCCGGAACCGCGCGAGGGCCTGCCGACCGGGCATATTCCCGGCAGCGTAAATGTGCCGGGATCACAGCTTTACGACACTGGCGGAAAGATGAAGTCCGCAGAGGAGCTGAAGGCAATCCTGCCGGGCCGGGCGCAACCGACGGTGACGACCTGTGGATCGGGCGTGATGGCGTGCGTCGCGGCGCTGGCCTATGCGCGCCTTGGCAATTGGGATGTCGCCGTTTTTGACGGCTCGTGGACCGAATGGGCCTCAGATCCTGCCCGCCCGATTGTGCGGGGTGAGGTATGA
- a CDS encoding cysteine synthase A, with protein sequence MTIHRSVIDLIGNTPLLRLNRASEETGCEILGKCEFLNPGQSVKDRPALGIIREAEASGALKPGGTIVEGTAGNTGIGLALVGKALGYRVVIVMPRTQSQEKKDAIRLLGAELIEVDAVPYANPNNYVRYSGRLAEELAASEANGAIWANQFDNQANRRAHYDTTAREIWEQTGGKLDGFICAVGSGGTLGGISLGLKERNSKITIGLADPGGASLFSYYTTGELKAEGTSITEGIGQGRITANLEGIDVDKAYRINDDEALGYLFDLVEQEGLCLGGSSGVNIAGAVRLAKELGPGHTIVTILCDYGNRYQTKLYNPEFLRSKGLPVPPWMETK encoded by the coding sequence ATGACCATTCACCGGTCCGTCATCGACCTCATAGGCAATACCCCCCTTCTCCGCCTCAACCGGGCTTCGGAGGAGACCGGATGTGAAATCCTGGGCAAGTGCGAATTCCTCAATCCGGGGCAATCGGTAAAAGACCGGCCCGCACTGGGCATCATCCGCGAGGCGGAAGCCTCCGGCGCGCTGAAGCCGGGCGGGACGATCGTGGAAGGCACAGCGGGCAATACCGGCATCGGCCTGGCCCTCGTCGGCAAGGCACTTGGCTACCGCGTGGTGATCGTGATGCCGCGCACCCAGAGCCAGGAGAAGAAGGACGCGATCCGCCTGCTCGGCGCCGAGCTGATCGAAGTGGACGCGGTACCCTACGCCAACCCCAACAATTATGTGCGCTATTCCGGGCGGCTGGCCGAAGAGCTGGCAGCGAGCGAGGCCAATGGCGCGATCTGGGCAAACCAGTTCGACAACCAGGCAAACCGCCGGGCCCATTACGACACGACTGCGCGGGAAATCTGGGAGCAGACCGGCGGCAAGCTGGACGGGTTCATCTGCGCCGTCGGTTCGGGCGGCACGCTGGGCGGGATTTCGCTGGGCCTGAAGGAGCGCAACAGCAAGATCACCATCGGCCTGGCTGACCCCGGCGGCGCATCGCTGTTTTCGTATTACACGACGGGCGAACTGAAAGCCGAAGGCACCTCCATCACCGAAGGCATCGGACAGGGACGGATCACCGCCAACCTTGAAGGCATCGACGTGGACAAGGCCTACCGCATCAATGATGACGAAGCGCTGGGCTACCTGTTCGACCTTGTGGAGCAGGAAGGCCTTTGCCTTGGCGGCTCCAGCGGCGTGAACATCGCGGGCGCCGTGCGCCTCGCCAAGGAACTGGGGCCGGGGCACACCATCGTCACCATCCTTTGCGACTATGGAAACCGCTACCAGACCAAACTTTACAATCCGGAATTCCTGCGCTCGAAAGGCCTGCCTGTTCCGCCATGGATGGAGACCAAGTGA
- a CDS encoding DUF6134 family protein — MTLKRLGMSSIVLVFTLFGTAQADNAPVLPPQGISNAWQPKAGDEIRFDVLRKGNPFGTHSVSFEVGPGNALIAKTNVSLKAGLGPLTVFRYNLTARETWRDGQLIAVSGEVNDDGKKESMAATLENGRLKVQGSGFDGSAPADAIPGSNWNIAQIRTDEWLSTENGEILDVSVTKLGRETIEAAGQSIEAERYRVVSDLTADIWYDKRGRWVKLAFEARGQQIEYVLASLY, encoded by the coding sequence ATGACCCTTAAGCGTCTCGGAATGTCCTCAATCGTCCTCGTTTTTACACTGTTTGGTACAGCGCAGGCCGACAATGCCCCGGTTCTGCCTCCGCAGGGCATCAGCAATGCCTGGCAACCCAAAGCCGGCGACGAGATCCGCTTTGATGTCCTGCGCAAGGGCAACCCCTTCGGCACCCACTCCGTAAGTTTTGAAGTCGGCCCCGGCAACGCCTTGATTGCAAAGACAAATGTCAGCCTGAAGGCCGGCCTCGGCCCACTCACGGTCTTCCGATACAATCTTACCGCCCGAGAAACCTGGCGCGATGGCCAGCTCATCGCCGTCTCTGGCGAGGTCAATGACGACGGCAAGAAGGAATCGATGGCCGCGACCCTCGAAAACGGCCGCCTCAAAGTCCAGGGCAGTGGCTTTGACGGGAGCGCACCTGCTGATGCAATTCCCGGCAGCAACTGGAACATCGCCCAGATCCGTACCGATGAATGGCTCTCCACAGAAAATGGTGAGATTCTGGATGTCAGCGTCACCAAACTGGGCCGCGAAACGATCGAAGCGGCTGGCCAGTCGATTGAGGCTGAACGCTATCGCGTCGTTTCCGATCTAACGGCCGACATTTGGTATGACAAACGGGGCCGCTGGGTGAAGCTCGCCTTCGAGGCGCGCGGACAGCAGATCGAGTACGTCCTCGCCTCGCTGTATTAA
- a CDS encoding putative bifunctional diguanylate cyclase/phosphodiesterase, translating to MPERQDGSATLWSLGALLQGVDVPEKHVKGLRAQQMNSMSRITGVILLSNVLNIIAILGIFLNYGPTYFLYAWAVCGLIINVGAGIKHQRFQQIDPERRNNRRAIRDYIRVAISNGILWGLAPIVVMGAADVQGQMVMGIITAGMMFSGGFLLSRIPLAAVYYIVPLGLGLATALLMQSGTTNVILSILMVYYLIVLLVAVAWTNRQFVDQFLGRAAIQEQSQLIGLLLRDFEESTSDALWQTDAAGRLQEVPLVGEANEPAWTTVEALRRGAMFAETFRPGEWRDQLEAAMNSGMPFRDLIVPLKGGEEVCWWSITGKPVIEDGQFLGFRGVATDVTQSKEIEDRVAHMAHFDGLTGLPNRVTMQDKLDKLLRRAPADHSVRALLMMDLDSFKWVNDTLGHPAGDELLRQVAVRIQSLSGPNDFVARLGGDEFAMIVERSGLGELELFLDQFAAEMAELYDIWGSTANSSASIGVRLFDTATLDSRTMFRHADLALYQAKHLGKAKWCMFEVELEQRAQARLDIQRDLQRAIEQNELRIHFQPIVSAATQETVACETLLRWQHPDRGLVFPGEFIEHAEENGLITRMGEWVIRAALAEATRLPEHIRICVNISPLQVHSASLVSTIVSAIAANKIAPNRLELEITETALMSNTEFTIRRLHQLKALGVRIALDDFGTGYSSLNYLRSFPFDRIKIDRMFVSDIESRADSQAITLATVNLARSLGMQCTAEGVETTYQADYLRKAGCEELQGFFISRAQPLDQLSHLIQLRKPVTVPHLHIVETPARSRAV from the coding sequence ATGCCAGAACGCCAGGATGGCTCGGCAACGCTATGGTCGTTGGGTGCCCTGCTGCAGGGGGTTGATGTGCCTGAAAAGCACGTCAAAGGCCTACGCGCGCAGCAGATGAATTCGATGAGCCGGATCACCGGAGTGATCCTGCTTTCCAATGTTCTCAACATCATCGCCATCCTCGGCATTTTCCTGAATTATGGTCCGACATACTTTCTCTATGCGTGGGCTGTTTGCGGGCTGATCATCAATGTTGGCGCCGGGATCAAACACCAGCGCTTCCAGCAGATTGATCCCGAGCGCCGCAATAACCGCCGTGCCATCCGCGATTATATCCGTGTCGCCATCTCCAACGGAATACTCTGGGGCTTGGCGCCCATCGTAGTTATGGGAGCGGCTGACGTTCAGGGGCAGATGGTCATGGGGATCATCACCGCGGGGATGATGTTTTCGGGCGGCTTCCTGCTCTCGCGCATTCCGCTGGCGGCAGTCTACTACATTGTCCCTCTGGGGCTCGGTCTCGCAACGGCGCTGCTCATGCAGTCGGGGACCACGAACGTCATTCTTTCCATCTTGATGGTTTATTACCTGATCGTCCTGTTGGTTGCTGTCGCCTGGACCAACCGTCAGTTTGTCGACCAGTTCCTTGGGCGCGCTGCCATTCAGGAACAGTCCCAGCTGATTGGCCTGTTGCTGCGAGACTTTGAGGAAAGCACATCCGACGCCTTGTGGCAGACCGATGCGGCTGGGCGCCTTCAGGAAGTTCCGCTCGTCGGCGAGGCAAATGAACCAGCCTGGACAACTGTCGAGGCCCTTCGGCGCGGCGCGATGTTCGCAGAGACATTCCGGCCTGGCGAGTGGCGTGATCAACTCGAAGCCGCAATGAACAGTGGCATGCCATTCCGCGACCTGATTGTGCCCCTCAAGGGCGGTGAGGAGGTCTGCTGGTGGTCGATTACGGGAAAACCAGTCATCGAAGACGGCCAGTTTCTGGGCTTCCGCGGGGTCGCAACGGATGTAACTCAGTCCAAGGAAATTGAAGACCGGGTCGCGCATATGGCGCACTTCGATGGCCTGACCGGCCTGCCCAATCGCGTTACCATGCAGGACAAACTCGATAAGCTCCTGCGCCGCGCACCTGCCGATCATTCCGTCCGTGCACTGCTGATGATGGACCTGGATAGCTTCAAATGGGTCAACGATACGCTGGGCCATCCTGCGGGCGATGAGCTGCTTCGCCAGGTCGCCGTGCGCATTCAATCCCTGTCCGGGCCGAATGATTTTGTGGCCCGCCTGGGCGGTGACGAATTTGCAATGATTGTGGAACGGAGCGGGCTGGGCGAGCTTGAATTGTTCCTTGATCAGTTCGCGGCCGAAATGGCGGAACTCTACGACATTTGGGGCTCTACCGCGAACTCGTCTGCTTCTATCGGTGTGCGCTTGTTCGATACCGCAACTCTGGACAGCCGCACGATGTTTCGGCATGCCGACCTTGCGCTGTACCAGGCAAAGCATCTGGGCAAGGCGAAATGGTGCATGTTCGAAGTGGAGCTGGAGCAGCGTGCGCAGGCCCGTCTTGATATCCAGCGGGATTTGCAGCGCGCGATCGAGCAGAACGAGCTGCGCATCCATTTTCAACCGATCGTCAGCGCCGCGACGCAGGAAACGGTTGCCTGCGAAACGCTTTTGCGGTGGCAGCATCCAGACCGCGGCCTGGTCTTTCCCGGTGAGTTCATCGAACACGCTGAGGAAAACGGGCTGATCACCCGAATGGGGGAATGGGTTATTCGTGCGGCGCTGGCAGAGGCGACGCGCTTGCCGGAGCACATCCGCATCTGCGTGAACATTTCGCCGCTGCAGGTGCACTCGGCTTCGCTGGTGTCCACCATTGTAAGCGCCATCGCCGCCAACAAGATCGCCCCCAACCGGCTTGAGCTTGAAATCACCGAAACGGCGCTGATGAGCAATACGGAGTTCACAATCCGCCGTCTTCACCAGTTGAAGGCTCTCGGCGTGCGCATTGCCTTGGATGACTTCGGAACGGGCTATTCGTCACTGAACTATCTGCGGTCATTCCCGTTCGACCGGATCAAGATCGACCGCATGTTTGTGTCGGATATCGAGTCCCGTGCCGACAGCCAGGCAATCACGCTGGCGACTGTGAATCTCGCCAGGTCTCTTGGAATGCAGTGTACGGCTGAAGGCGTTGAAACGACCTATCAAGCGGATTACCTGCGCAAGGCGGGCTGTGAGGAGCTGCAGGGCTTCTTCATCAGCCGTGCGCAGCCGCTGGACCAGCTCAGCCACCTGATCCAGTTGCGCAAGCCGGTGACTGTTCCGCATCTTCACATCGTGGAGACGCCGGCCCGCAGCCGGGCCGTCTAA
- a CDS encoding AsmA family protein — translation MNMKRAGLIAGGVVALLIVGLIVVPFLIPKEVYRTQIERAATQALQRQITLTGNVNVGIFPTISASVDGVTVANPEGEGFDGPNMVEAGQLRGSVKLLPLISGRVEVKELAFVDANVSLQKLADGRTNWVFASAEPAQPAPTRPAGEQKGFNGGVEQARLENATLTFRDAEAGTYYELRELDLLASMASTSDPFRLKAKGIFQAQPFEINSSFDTIDALLKEQPATIKTDLETPFVKVHYAGSIQLGAVPVIEGEFRASSDALPTLAALTGAEVPFDLSKLGKLNLEGTVKGPADLLLVDIEKLTQTSDLMKTSFAGQLNLSAEPTINGNLSLDAPSLAALARFAAVDMPLNLTPLGGADIKGKISGALTQPDLSFEKLGVKADLVTANYAGTIQLGEMPSLKGTVELRSPDAGELARQLELELPAQSALGKINLTSAITGPVDALVLSGLDFNQQSSLLTSSFNGDVGLGGDGSIKGALSAGSDKLRELLAAANVEMEPGATLQTFSAKGQASGTFSNISLSNLDLKLDDITAKGTAGINLSGDRPRLTGNLDMGALDLSPFLAPTDQTAKKQQPMEAWSKDKLDLAGLQAADADLNIKTTKLTLGSVVLTDAALNAKLNSGKLTADLSKFKAFGGDWTGQMLVDASNQVPSVGFSMEGDSVAISSLLGTLAGFDRLTGTGGFKVDATAKGTSIDEIMRGLNGELSTNLNDGALKGLNVTQLVRSAQSLQTAFQTGSLNNLDFRGVLSPAAETEFTTFNTVLSVQNGVATVDILKLLNPVLGIDGSGKIDIGGQSLDVRLATAIDKSGQGQGAVVQLNGIPVPVRLSGGWDSLKVTPDFSGVQSALQAELKGRLQQELNDRAGDVAGSVIGNILGTPTGTQTGTQTGTQTQQPATGTGTGTSTDTETTTPETQKPAPTTEEQIEDAAEKAARDAIGNLFGRKQTTKPAEDPKTTDE, via the coding sequence ATGAACATGAAACGCGCTGGCCTCATTGCCGGGGGTGTCGTCGCCCTTCTCATCGTCGGGCTGATTGTTGTCCCCTTCCTCATTCCCAAAGAAGTGTATCGGACACAGATCGAGCGCGCGGCCACACAGGCGCTGCAGCGCCAGATTACGCTTACCGGAAATGTGAACGTCGGCATTTTCCCGACAATCTCCGCCAGTGTGGACGGCGTCACCGTGGCCAACCCGGAAGGCGAAGGCTTTGACGGACCGAACATGGTTGAGGCTGGCCAGTTGCGCGGCTCAGTGAAGCTGCTGCCGTTGATCTCTGGCCGAGTGGAAGTGAAGGAACTGGCCTTCGTTGACGCCAATGTTTCGCTTCAGAAGCTGGCAGACGGGCGCACAAACTGGGTCTTTGCATCCGCCGAGCCCGCCCAGCCTGCGCCTACCCGCCCGGCGGGCGAGCAAAAAGGCTTCAATGGCGGGGTCGAACAGGCCCGCCTGGAAAACGCGACGCTCACCTTCCGTGACGCAGAAGCCGGCACCTATTACGAGCTGCGGGAGCTGGACCTTCTGGCATCGATGGCGTCAACGTCTGACCCGTTCCGCCTGAAAGCCAAAGGCATTTTCCAGGCCCAGCCCTTCGAGATCAATTCGAGCTTCGACACGATCGACGCGCTCCTCAAGGAGCAGCCGGCAACGATCAAGACCGATCTGGAAACGCCATTCGTCAAAGTTCACTATGCCGGCTCGATCCAGCTCGGCGCCGTTCCTGTTATTGAGGGCGAGTTCCGTGCCTCTTCCGATGCCCTGCCCACTCTGGCAGCCCTGACCGGCGCCGAAGTCCCGTTCGACCTTTCCAAGCTGGGAAAGCTCAACCTTGAGGGCACAGTCAAAGGACCGGCTGACCTCCTGCTGGTAGACATCGAAAAGCTGACCCAGACTTCAGATCTCATGAAAACCAGCTTCGCTGGTCAGCTCAATCTCAGCGCTGAGCCAACGATCAACGGCAACCTCAGCCTGGACGCCCCCAGCCTCGCGGCGCTCGCGCGGTTTGCCGCCGTCGACATGCCGCTGAACCTGACACCCCTTGGCGGGGCCGACATCAAGGGCAAGATCAGCGGCGCGCTGACTCAGCCCGACCTCAGCTTCGAAAAGCTCGGCGTGAAAGCTGATCTTGTAACTGCCAACTATGCCGGCACGATTCAGCTGGGCGAAATGCCCTCACTGAAGGGCACAGTCGAGTTGCGCTCACCCGACGCGGGCGAACTGGCGCGCCAGCTTGAACTGGAGCTGCCGGCGCAATCAGCATTGGGTAAGATCAACCTCACATCCGCGATTACCGGCCCGGTGGATGCGCTCGTGCTTTCCGGTCTCGACTTCAATCAGCAAAGCAGCCTGCTCACTTCCTCGTTCAACGGCGATGTCGGTCTGGGCGGCGATGGCAGCATCAAAGGCGCCCTTTCGGCCGGAAGCGACAAACTGCGCGAGCTTCTTGCGGCGGCCAATGTTGAAATGGAGCCGGGCGCAACGCTGCAGACCTTCAGCGCGAAAGGGCAAGCCAGCGGCACCTTCTCCAACATCTCCCTGTCAAATCTCGACCTCAAGCTCGACGACATCACGGCAAAGGGTACAGCAGGCATCAATCTCTCCGGCGATCGTCCGCGCCTGACGGGTAATCTGGACATGGGCGCGCTGGACCTCTCACCGTTCCTCGCACCAACGGATCAGACGGCGAAGAAACAACAGCCAATGGAAGCTTGGAGCAAGGACAAGCTCGACCTGGCAGGCCTGCAAGCCGCCGACGCTGATCTCAATATCAAGACGACCAAGCTGACCCTTGGCAGCGTTGTGCTGACGGATGCTGCGCTGAATGCGAAGTTGAACTCCGGCAAGCTCACGGCAGATCTCTCGAAGTTCAAAGCCTTCGGCGGCGACTGGACGGGCCAGATGCTGGTGGACGCATCCAACCAAGTGCCTTCGGTTGGTTTCTCGATGGAAGGCGATAGCGTTGCCATCTCCAGTCTCCTGGGCACGCTGGCCGGCTTTGACCGGCTGACCGGTACGGGCGGCTTCAAGGTCGACGCCACAGCGAAGGGAACGTCCATCGACGAAATCATGCGCGGCCTGAATGGTGAGCTGTCGACCAACCTCAATGATGGCGCCCTCAAGGGCCTCAACGTCACCCAACTGGTGCGCAGCGCCCAGTCCCTCCAGACGGCTTTCCAAACCGGCAGCCTGAACAATCTCGATTTCCGCGGCGTGCTGTCGCCTGCAGCTGAAACCGAATTCACCACCTTCAACACAGTGCTCAGCGTACAGAATGGCGTGGCAACAGTCGATATTCTCAAACTTCTCAATCCGGTGCTGGGGATCGATGGCAGCGGCAAGATCGACATTGGCGGACAATCGCTAGACGTTCGTCTTGCGACGGCAATCGACAAGTCTGGCCAGGGCCAGGGCGCTGTCGTTCAGCTCAATGGCATTCCCGTTCCCGTCCGCCTTTCCGGTGGCTGGGACTCGCTCAAGGTGACACCAGACTTCTCCGGCGTGCAATCCGCCCTGCAAGCTGAGCTGAAAGGCAGGCTGCAACAGGAACTCAATGACCGCGCGGGCGATGTGGCCGGCTCGGTGATCGGCAACATCCTCGGAACGCCAACTGGAACCCAGACTGGCACACAGACGGGCACGCAGACTCAGCAACCCGCGACAGGAACCGGCACGGGGACATCGACGGACACCGAGACGACAACACCCGAGACGCAAAAGCCTGCTCCGACCACTGAGGAGCAGATCGAAGATGCCGCAGAGAAAGCTGCCCGAGACGCAATCGGAAACCTGTTCGGCCGAAAACAGACGACGAAGCCCGCCGAAGATCCGAAAACCACGGATGAATGA
- a CDS encoding Fic family protein, with protein MISSEPLQTLNLLGLASLPAAFRRAPIVSLLAQRSAHIVSDRTHEPLPSAPKVLYEAPPSSSVPGHMSAFIAWFNKTAPTGEAPLLPIERAGLAHLWFECIHPYEDGNGRIGRAISEKALAQGRQRPVFMSLAGALLRHRKDYYRELELASATVNADRWLSWFADIALEAQDRSLRQVEFMLAKTHLFDRLAGQLNPRQEKALLRMFAEGIDGFKGGLSAKNYKTITGAPTATATRDLTDMVAKGALVRQGELKSTRYFLKLD; from the coding sequence TTGATATCGAGTGAACCACTGCAGACACTTAACCTCCTGGGACTTGCATCCCTCCCGGCCGCTTTCAGGCGCGCACCAATCGTCTCGCTACTTGCGCAGCGAAGTGCTCATATCGTCTCTGACCGAACGCATGAGCCGCTACCCTCCGCGCCAAAGGTTCTCTATGAGGCGCCGCCTTCAAGCTCCGTTCCCGGCCATATGTCGGCGTTCATCGCCTGGTTCAACAAGACCGCGCCAACCGGCGAGGCACCGCTGCTTCCGATCGAGCGGGCCGGACTTGCACATCTCTGGTTCGAGTGCATCCATCCGTATGAAGACGGCAATGGCCGCATCGGACGCGCCATCTCGGAAAAAGCGCTCGCGCAAGGAAGGCAGCGGCCCGTCTTCATGTCGCTGGCCGGCGCCCTGCTGCGCCACCGCAAGGACTATTACCGCGAACTGGAGCTCGCCAGTGCAACCGTGAACGCCGACCGCTGGCTGAGCTGGTTTGCGGATATCGCGCTTGAGGCGCAGGACCGAAGCCTGAGGCAGGTCGAATTCATGCTGGCCAAGACCCACCTCTTCGACCGGCTTGCAGGGCAGCTGAACCCGCGGCAGGAGAAAGCCTTGCTGCGCATGTTCGCCGAAGGCATAGACGGCTTCAAGGGCGGCCTCAGCGCGAAGAACTACAAGACGATCACAGGCGCCCCGACCGCAACCGCGACGCGCGACCTTACAGACATGGTCGCCAAAGGCGCGCTCGTTCGGCAGGGGGAACTCAAATCCACCCGGTACTTCCTGAAGCTGGACTGA